A stretch of Amycolatopsis balhimycina FH 1894 DNA encodes these proteins:
- a CDS encoding 4-hydroxybenzoate 3-monooxygenase, with protein MVSTRTAVAVLGAGPAGLTVANLLRRAGIGCVLLERESRAFIEQRPRAGFIEEWAVRGLERRGLGEQLVAKAPRHEKFEFRFAGRRHVFRYGDVTGQRHFVYPQQLLVTDLVAQYTGAGGEAVFGVSDVRLHDLTSDSPAVTFRAGGDEHRLDCDFVAGCDGARGVSSTYLPESAVRAHHDYGIGWLALLAEAPPSADGVLFGIHPRGFAAHMARTPAVTRFYLQTAPGETEADWPDERVWRELHARLTVPGGEIIEGTLVEKRILDMHNYVVEPMSHGRLHLAGESAHLVAPIAAKGMNLALHDAFLLTDALAAYYADDPAPLAGYSAACLPLVWQYQEFSLWLSDIFHHTAAGTENPFLARIAEARMRRLLGSPAAAAAFAELYIGKNADF; from the coding sequence ATGGTGTCGACGCGCACGGCGGTGGCCGTGCTGGGGGCGGGCCCGGCCGGACTCACGGTGGCGAACCTCCTGCGGCGCGCGGGGATCGGCTGCGTGCTGCTGGAGCGGGAAAGCCGGGCGTTCATCGAACAGCGGCCACGGGCCGGGTTCATCGAAGAGTGGGCGGTCCGCGGGCTCGAACGACGCGGTCTCGGCGAGCAGCTCGTCGCGAAGGCGCCGCGGCACGAGAAGTTCGAGTTCCGGTTCGCCGGGCGGCGGCACGTCTTCCGCTACGGCGACGTCACCGGGCAGCGGCATTTCGTTTACCCGCAACAGCTTCTGGTGACCGACCTCGTCGCGCAGTACACCGGCGCGGGCGGTGAGGCGGTCTTCGGGGTTTCGGACGTCCGCCTTCACGACCTGACGTCGGACTCCCCCGCCGTCACGTTCCGGGCCGGCGGCGATGAGCACCGGCTCGACTGCGACTTCGTCGCCGGCTGCGACGGCGCCCGCGGCGTCTCTTCGACTTACCTGCCGGAATCCGCCGTCCGCGCCCACCACGACTACGGAATCGGCTGGCTCGCCCTGCTCGCGGAGGCGCCACCGTCCGCCGACGGCGTGCTGTTCGGCATCCACCCACGCGGGTTCGCCGCGCACATGGCGCGCACGCCCGCGGTGACGCGGTTCTACCTGCAGACCGCGCCGGGCGAGACCGAAGCGGACTGGCCGGACGAGCGCGTGTGGCGGGAACTGCACGCGCGGCTCACCGTGCCCGGCGGGGAGATCATCGAAGGCACGCTGGTCGAGAAGCGGATCCTCGACATGCACAACTACGTCGTGGAGCCGATGTCGCACGGCCGGCTGCACCTGGCGGGCGAGTCGGCGCACCTGGTCGCCCCGATCGCGGCGAAAGGCATGAACCTCGCCCTGCACGACGCGTTCCTGCTGACCGACGCGCTGGCGGCGTACTACGCGGACGACCCGGCCCCGCTGGCCGGCTACTCCGCCGCGTGCCTGCCCCTGGTCTGGCAGTACCAGGAGTTTTCACTGTGGCTGTCGGACATCTTCCACCACACGGCCGCCGGGACGGAGAACCCGTTCCTGGCGCGCATCGCGGAGGCCCGGATGCGCCGCCTGCTGGGTTCCCCCGCCGCGGCGGCCGCGTTCGCGGAGCTGTACATCGGCAAAAACGCGGACTTCTGA
- a CDS encoding ArnT family glycosyltransferase: MSLPRFAALPVGIVVAVQAAVLTALSGRYGFHRDELYFVAAGRRPDWGYVDNPPITPWLARASTALFGETPAGLRVAATLLGVATVVVVALIAREFGGGRGVQLFTALATALSTYVLVVSHMLATNSADVLLWSLIAFFGLRLLRTGDGRWWLAVGAAAGLGLANKWLVLLLLSGLGVGVAVAGPRRVFATWWLAAGAGIAVVLAAPVVLWQASHSWPMLTVAGGISEDDGAENRVLFVPMQLVLLSPVLVPVWIAGLVRPWREPGLRWARALAIAYPVVCLELLVLGGKPYYSVPLLLPLVALGAEPVLRWLGRGGTLRRALTGGAAAVCVAVSVLIGLPIVPAPALNGPLLAMNKEPGEQVGWPDFADSVAGAWQRIPDTERDTAVIVAGNYGEAGAIERYGPERGLPQPYSPHMSYADWGPPPDRLVGPVLLVGRIQPGSPASRLITGCRPVAKHRNTAGVDNDEQGVVLSLCSLTRPWSQAWPQLRHYY; encoded by the coding sequence TTGTCACTGCCGCGGTTCGCCGCGCTGCCGGTGGGAATTGTCGTCGCCGTCCAGGCCGCTGTGCTGACGGCGCTGTCCGGACGCTACGGCTTCCACCGCGACGAGCTGTACTTCGTCGCCGCCGGCCGCCGTCCGGACTGGGGCTACGTCGACAACCCGCCGATCACGCCGTGGCTCGCCCGCGCGTCGACGGCGTTGTTCGGCGAGACGCCCGCGGGTTTGCGAGTGGCCGCCACCCTGCTGGGCGTGGCGACCGTCGTGGTCGTCGCGCTCATCGCTCGCGAGTTCGGCGGCGGCCGCGGCGTCCAGCTGTTCACCGCGCTCGCGACGGCGTTGTCGACCTACGTGCTGGTCGTGTCGCACATGCTGGCCACCAACTCCGCCGACGTGCTGCTGTGGTCGCTGATCGCGTTCTTCGGCCTGCGGCTGCTGCGTACCGGCGACGGCCGGTGGTGGCTCGCCGTCGGCGCCGCCGCCGGGCTCGGCCTGGCGAACAAGTGGCTGGTCCTGCTCCTGCTGTCCGGGCTCGGCGTCGGCGTGGCCGTCGCCGGGCCGCGCCGGGTGTTCGCGACCTGGTGGCTCGCGGCCGGCGCCGGAATCGCCGTAGTGCTCGCGGCCCCGGTGGTGCTCTGGCAGGCGTCGCACAGCTGGCCGATGCTCACCGTCGCGGGCGGCATCAGCGAGGACGACGGCGCCGAAAACCGCGTCCTGTTCGTGCCGATGCAGCTGGTCCTCCTCTCGCCGGTCCTGGTGCCGGTGTGGATCGCCGGGCTCGTGCGGCCGTGGCGCGAACCCGGCCTGCGCTGGGCCCGGGCCCTCGCGATCGCCTATCCGGTGGTCTGCCTCGAGCTCCTGGTCCTCGGCGGGAAGCCGTACTACTCGGTGCCGCTGCTGCTGCCGCTGGTGGCGCTGGGTGCCGAGCCGGTGCTGCGGTGGCTGGGCCGTGGCGGGACGCTGCGCCGCGCGCTGACCGGCGGGGCCGCCGCGGTGTGCGTGGCCGTGTCCGTCCTCATCGGACTCCCGATCGTGCCGGCGCCGGCCCTGAACGGTCCCCTGCTGGCGATGAACAAGGAGCCGGGCGAGCAGGTCGGCTGGCCGGACTTCGCCGACAGCGTCGCGGGCGCGTGGCAGCGGATTCCGGACACCGAGCGCGACACCGCGGTGATCGTCGCCGGGAACTACGGCGAAGCCGGGGCGATCGAACGCTACGGTCCCGAACGCGGGCTGCCGCAGCCGTACTCGCCGCACATGTCGTACGCCGACTGGGGCCCGCCGCCGGACCGGCTGGTCGGGCCGGTGCTGCTCGTCGGGCGGATCCAGCCGGGCTCGCCCGCGTCCCGGCTGATCACCGGGTGCCGTCCGGTCGCGAAACACCGCAACACCGCAGGCGTCGACAACGACGAACAGGGCGTCGTGCTCTCGCTGTGTTCGCTGACCCGGCCGTGGTCACAGGCGTGGCCCCAGCTGCGGCACTACTACTGA
- a CDS encoding LysR family transcriptional regulator, with protein MDLRRWHYFAVLAEEMHFTKAAARLFVSQPSLSQQIRAFEAELGVALLDRSGPRFVLTEAGRVAAAEARELLDRLNRARGVIAAAGRGDAGRLRIAYTRSAPGPLAGDLVAAYRERHPDVELALETGWTSLNLARLAAGEIDVGFVRPPVSVPDVEVAVVGSEEVLLALPHTHALTRRRGRVRRAWIAAEPVVFWPRENGPGQYDAISGQVWPGGLPPIVREEPEDEQLMRAVAEGAGIAAVPEHRARALRRRGVVLRRLEEPAPRIDLGLAWRAGPLPPVVRTFVDLARDGTGP; from the coding sequence GTGGACCTGCGCCGATGGCACTACTTCGCCGTGCTCGCCGAAGAGATGCACTTCACGAAGGCGGCCGCGCGCCTGTTCGTGTCACAGCCGTCGCTGAGCCAGCAGATCCGCGCGTTCGAAGCCGAACTCGGTGTGGCGCTGCTGGACCGCTCGGGCCCGCGTTTCGTTTTGACCGAGGCCGGGCGCGTCGCCGCCGCGGAGGCCCGCGAACTGCTCGACCGCCTGAACCGGGCGCGGGGCGTGATCGCCGCGGCCGGCCGGGGCGACGCCGGACGGCTCCGGATCGCCTACACACGTTCGGCGCCGGGCCCGCTGGCCGGCGACCTGGTCGCGGCGTACCGCGAGCGGCACCCGGACGTCGAACTCGCCCTGGAGACGGGCTGGACCAGCCTGAACCTGGCCCGGCTGGCGGCGGGCGAGATCGACGTCGGCTTCGTGCGGCCGCCGGTGAGCGTCCCGGACGTCGAGGTCGCCGTCGTCGGTTCGGAGGAAGTCCTGCTCGCGCTGCCGCACACGCACGCGCTGACCCGCCGCCGCGGCCGCGTGCGGCGGGCCTGGATCGCCGCCGAGCCGGTGGTGTTCTGGCCGCGGGAGAACGGCCCCGGGCAGTACGACGCGATCAGTGGCCAGGTCTGGCCGGGCGGGCTGCCGCCGATCGTCCGCGAGGAACCCGAGGACGAGCAGCTGATGCGCGCGGTCGCCGAAGGCGCGGGCATCGCCGCGGTGCCGGAACACCGGGCGCGGGCATTGCGCCGCCGCGGCGTGGTGCTGCGGCGCCTGGAGGAACCGGCGCCGAGGATCGACCTGGGCCTCGCCTGGCGAGCCGGCCCGCTACCCCCGGTGGTGCGAACCTTCGTCGACCTGGCCCGCGACGGAACCGGCCCGTGA
- a CDS encoding diaminopimelate decarboxylase: MNRTERKLRAVSAAAEQNLVDPLAGFVDLDGLREAVEDLTKAFAPLGRVQHTVAVKACGLAPLLRFLGGLGVDAEVASPGETAVAEAAGLRGARLVLDSPAKTTAELAHALAEGTAVNADNFQELARLDRLVGAVPPRSVLGVRINPQVGAGLIGDTSTATAVSKFGIPLRDHGNRGLLLEAFACRPWLTRLHVHVGSQGCPPELMAEGVATVYELAEEINAEAGYRQVTSLDLGGGLPVNFASEEPGPTYAGYVATLLDRVPALADGRYDFVTEFGRSLLAKSGFLVSTVEYTKVAGGRPIAVTHAGAQVAARTVLQPEHWPLRLGAFDAKGTPKPGPEVPQDIAGPLCFAGDLLARERPLPLLEPGDLVVAHDTGAYYFGAHYAYNTLPRPAVHGFTVSPNGHVEFTPIRRAQSLAELVADAGGEFLGALPEA; encoded by the coding sequence GTGAACCGAACCGAACGAAAACTCCGCGCCGTCTCCGCCGCGGCGGAGCAGAACCTCGTCGACCCGCTGGCCGGGTTCGTCGACCTCGACGGCCTCCGCGAGGCCGTCGAGGACCTGACCAAGGCGTTCGCGCCGCTCGGCCGCGTCCAGCACACGGTCGCCGTCAAGGCGTGCGGGCTCGCTCCGCTCCTGCGGTTCCTCGGCGGCCTCGGGGTCGACGCCGAGGTCGCGAGTCCCGGCGAGACGGCGGTCGCGGAAGCCGCCGGGCTTCGCGGCGCGCGGCTGGTGCTCGACTCCCCCGCCAAGACCACCGCCGAGCTGGCGCACGCGCTGGCCGAGGGCACCGCGGTCAACGCCGACAACTTCCAGGAGCTCGCCCGGCTCGACCGGCTGGTCGGCGCGGTACCGCCGCGGTCGGTGCTGGGTGTGCGGATCAACCCGCAGGTCGGCGCCGGCCTGATCGGGGACACCAGCACCGCCACCGCGGTGTCGAAGTTCGGCATTCCCTTGCGCGACCACGGAAACCGGGGGTTGCTGCTCGAAGCGTTCGCGTGCCGGCCGTGGCTGACCCGGCTGCACGTCCACGTCGGGTCGCAAGGCTGTCCGCCGGAGCTGATGGCCGAGGGCGTCGCCACGGTGTACGAGCTGGCCGAGGAGATCAACGCCGAAGCGGGGTACCGGCAGGTCACCAGCCTCGACCTCGGGGGCGGGCTCCCGGTGAACTTCGCCTCCGAGGAGCCCGGCCCGACCTACGCCGGCTACGTCGCGACGCTGCTCGATCGCGTCCCCGCGCTCGCCGACGGACGCTACGACTTCGTCACCGAGTTCGGCCGGTCCCTGCTGGCGAAGAGCGGCTTCCTGGTCAGCACGGTGGAGTACACGAAGGTCGCCGGTGGCAGGCCCATCGCCGTGACGCACGCGGGTGCCCAGGTGGCGGCCCGCACGGTGCTGCAGCCGGAGCACTGGCCGCTGCGGCTCGGCGCGTTCGACGCCAAGGGCACCCCGAAGCCCGGACCCGAAGTGCCGCAGGACATCGCCGGTCCGCTGTGTTTCGCCGGCGACCTCCTCGCCCGGGAGCGCCCCCTGCCGCTGCTGGAACCCGGCGACCTCGTCGTCGCCCACGACACCGGCGCGTACTACTTCGGCGCGCACTACGCGTACAACACGCTGCCGCGCCCGGCCGTGCACGGGTTCACCGTGTCCCCGAACGGTCACGTGGAGTTCACGCCGATCCGCCGCGCGCAGTCCCTGGCCGAGCTGGTCGCCGACGCCGGCGGCGAATTCCTCGGGGCGCTCCCGGAGGCTTGA